A region of bacterium DNA encodes the following proteins:
- a CDS encoding discoidin domain-containing protein, with translation MKRMILITTGVLMAATLGTAGERGTLIDCPVNPVFAPEGGVENPCVLYDRDGFGGRLPFRMWYGADDPQTGVRGLRLVSSRDGVTWDGEESTEVSGLASGALDRPVVVYDRARFGRSDGPLYKIWYLAGMGPADSLEAVRYAESDDGVAWFGDRPLRSSLRFPLVVGSRDGQGSRSFSEDPGRRSKRWFGGIAGPGCVIYNPDGTNPGSRTRSDRSDDEPLAYSYVMYYTSASFGEAPDGSLGQISLAYSPDGCTWTRCGDEPVVVPGGMASTWDALEASRPRVVRLNGIYHIWYEGAAADGARGIGHGTSYDGINWILDDEAVMHAADGESWRGSRTGAPWVLPGVSVYTSALTGVAGYKLWAVGEDLSGVTAVGYWEAGGGYELAASGVRDLLPDGPGDAGEWSASGAGSNWECVRTADGDGTYVYTANDWLTDRYLMEDLGLPVQIDKVEMIVYARKAVRSSLKISAGIRSGGADDLAEIALGNGYAAYSREWTEDPATGAPWTVAGVNALQTVLATGSIHGREARVTQVSVRVYYTAVATPTPSPTAAPPTPTPGPAETPTASPAPTATSIPTPTARPTDPPAPTPTPITGPVVLAADDWESGDFSGGTGWLYSWFHSGDAEVISITDPHQGRYHLRLRDDTGYVDRVLDVSGYRNITVGFWAKAESFEGSEEAAFSVSTDDQIWHVLQSWFNGDDDGVYRYYEYDLESLGISADGELWLAFDAEMSGTGDRLLVDEIVVAGVPAQATPTPAGATPTPGTAATPTPAPPATPSPTPESSDLDILINAAKPAVLDNGGSLEFTVAGLWSYIEVDGARTELESGDLLRLTLGSDGNGSIYMSGSRLTTFGFDDVTVARNGEELGTGTVTAVYISAYSGLSSTLSLSVPRQSAWTQFRVDGTDLIYGTDEQRIFVGVLKPDVSGSLSLNNAATTVWFTGGAESYAILPPTTPTPASSATPTAAPSNTPSATPTPSATPTCSPSPTLTPTPSAAPTETCTPPPTSTPTPSAAPTETCTPPPTSTPTPSAAPTATCTAPATPPPTAAPTATWVPPSSTPTAVEPTPPPSPTPVNIALGKPAIASGSWSSSYGPSRVTDGSMDEETIDYWLLPSRTAGWVRVDLGDCYFLDEIRWLNTHNGANNDRAATDWRLLISKDGVIYTELASGTEEFSGSPSWVTVPCSPEISYRYLMLCVDGYFGYGGGVNEIAAAGTLDNPGAPNVALGKPATASDSWSQDYGPVHVTDGSYFEESVDYWLLPSYTTGWVEVDLGKIYDLTKLRWLNTHNDGADDRATTDWRMEISVDGETYTPLASGSEEFSAVPTWVTISEVKYQTPVTARYVRLWVDGYYFRGGGVNEIEAYGQEKNIALGQTAMASGCWSGDYPASRVVDGEILEDGTLDYWLLPSYTTGWVQVELDSVYELNGIRWLNTHNDGVNDRATTSWRLAISEDGVGFTDVGSGFETFSDAPQWIEVTGLDDSAVARYVRLYVDDYYWRGGGANEIEVYADLKLGTDNLALGKPASASGSWSLDYGPAHVTDGKTVEQGEIDYWLLPSYTAGWVEVDLEDEHLLTEIRWLNTHNDGAADRAATDWRLAVSADGIEYTEVDSGSESFSLTPSWVAVPLEAVSTRYVRLYVDGYYARGGGINELAVFGE, from the coding sequence ATGAAACGGATGATATTGATAACGACCGGGGTTCTGATGGCGGCTACGCTGGGAACCGCCGGTGAGCGTGGAACCCTGATCGACTGTCCCGTGAACCCGGTGTTCGCTCCCGAGGGCGGAGTCGAAAACCCCTGCGTGCTCTATGATCGGGACGGCTTCGGCGGCCGTCTGCCCTTCCGGATGTGGTACGGCGCCGACGATCCCCAGACGGGGGTTCGGGGCCTTCGTCTGGTTTCTTCCCGCGATGGAGTAACCTGGGACGGGGAAGAATCCACGGAAGTTTCCGGCTTGGCCTCCGGCGCCCTCGACCGCCCGGTGGTGGTGTACGACCGCGCTCGTTTCGGCCGGAGCGACGGGCCCCTCTATAAAATATGGTACCTGGCCGGAATGGGCCCGGCGGATTCCCTGGAAGCGGTTCGGTACGCCGAGTCGGATGACGGCGTCGCCTGGTTCGGCGACCGTCCTCTGAGAAGCAGCCTCCGTTTCCCGCTGGTGGTCGGTTCCCGGGACGGGCAGGGCAGCAGGTCTTTTTCCGAGGACCCGGGGCGGCGCAGCAAACGCTGGTTCGGCGGTATCGCCGGCCCGGGGTGCGTGATCTACAATCCGGATGGGACCAACCCGGGCAGCCGGACGCGCAGTGACCGCTCCGACGACGAGCCCCTGGCATACAGCTATGTCATGTACTACACGTCGGCCAGTTTCGGGGAAGCTCCGGACGGGAGTCTTGGCCAGATCTCCCTGGCTTATTCGCCGGACGGCTGCACCTGGACCCGTTGCGGCGACGAACCGGTCGTGGTTCCGGGAGGAATGGCTTCGACCTGGGACGCCCTGGAAGCTTCCCGGCCCCGGGTGGTACGGCTCAACGGCATCTACCACATCTGGTATGAAGGCGCCGCCGCCGACGGCGCGCGCGGGATCGGGCACGGGACTTCCTACGACGGCATCAACTGGATCCTGGACGACGAAGCCGTCATGCATGCCGCCGACGGGGAAAGCTGGCGCGGTTCCCGCACCGGCGCCCCCTGGGTCCTCCCGGGGGTTTCGGTCTACACTTCGGCTTTGACCGGTGTGGCCGGATACAAACTCTGGGCGGTGGGAGAAGATCTTTCCGGAGTGACCGCCGTCGGGTACTGGGAGGCGGGTGGAGGATACGAGCTGGCCGCCTCCGGAGTCCGGGATCTCCTGCCCGACGGGCCCGGAGATGCCGGCGAATGGTCCGCGTCGGGCGCCGGCTCCAACTGGGAATGCGTGCGGACCGCCGACGGCGACGGCACGTACGTTTACACGGCGAACGATTGGCTCACCGACCGCTATCTGATGGAAGACTTGGGTTTGCCGGTTCAGATCGACAAGGTCGAAATGATCGTGTATGCCCGCAAGGCCGTTCGCTCCAGTCTAAAGATTTCGGCGGGTATCCGTTCCGGCGGGGCAGACGACTTGGCGGAGATCGCCCTGGGTAACGGGTACGCCGCCTACAGCCGGGAGTGGACGGAGGACCCCGCCACCGGAGCTCCGTGGACGGTCGCGGGGGTCAACGCCCTGCAGACGGTGTTGGCGACCGGCTCGATTCACGGCCGGGAAGCCCGGGTGACTCAGGTTTCGGTCAGGGTCTATTACACCGCCGTAGCCACCCCCACTCCTTCGCCGACAGCCGCCCCGCCCACGCCCACTCCCGGTCCCGCGGAGACCCCGACGGCCAGTCCCGCCCCGACCGCCACCTCGATCCCCACCCCCACCGCCCGGCCGACCGATCCGCCCGCGCCCACCCCCACGCCGATTACGGGCCCGGTGGTGTTGGCGGCCGACGATTGGGAATCGGGCGATTTCAGCGGCGGCACCGGGTGGCTCTACAGTTGGTTCCACAGCGGCGACGCCGAGGTCATCTCCATCACCGATCCCCACCAGGGCCGGTACCATCTCCGCTTGCGCGACGATACCGGGTATGTCGACCGCGTTCTCGACGTCTCCGGCTACCGAAACATCACCGTCGGTTTCTGGGCCAAAGCGGAATCGTTCGAAGGGTCCGAGGAAGCCGCGTTTTCGGTCAGCACCGACGACCAGATCTGGCACGTGCTCCAGTCCTGGTTCAACGGCGACGACGACGGGGTTTACCGTTATTACGAATACGATCTCGAATCCCTGGGGATTTCGGCGGACGGCGAACTCTGGCTGGCTTTCGACGCCGAGATGAGCGGGACCGGGGACCGTCTCCTGGTGGACGAGATCGTGGTAGCCGGGGTTCCCGCCCAGGCGACCCCCACCCCCGCCGGCGCAACCCCCACCCCGGGAACGGCGGCCACCCCCACTCCGGCTCCGCCGGCGACTCCCAGTCCCACCCCGGAATCGTCCGACCTCGATATTCTCATCAACGCGGCCAAGCCCGCCGTTCTCGATAACGGGGGAAGCCTCGAATTCACGGTTGCCGGGCTCTGGTCGTATATCGAAGTGGACGGCGCCAGGACCGAACTCGAATCCGGCGACCTCCTCCGGCTCACCCTGGGCTCCGACGGCAACGGGAGCATCTATATGTCGGGGTCGAGGCTGACCACCTTCGGCTTCGATGACGTCACGGTTGCCCGCAACGGCGAAGAACTGGGGACCGGGACCGTTACCGCCGTCTATATCAGCGCCTATTCCGGCCTTTCCTCCACGCTTTCGCTTTCGGTTCCGCGCCAGTCGGCCTGGACGCAATTCCGGGTGGACGGAACCGACTTGATCTACGGCACGGATGAGCAGAGGATCTTCGTCGGCGTCCTCAAACCCGACGTCTCCGGTTCGCTCAGTCTGAACAATGCCGCGACCACGGTCTGGTTCACCGGCGGCGCCGAGAGCTATGCGATTCTCCCTCCCACTACCCCGACGCCCGCTTCTTCGGCCACGCCGACCGCGGCTCCTTCCAATACGCCCAGCGCAACGCCCACGCCCAGCGCGACCCCCACCTGCTCCCCGTCCCCGACCCTGACTCCGACGCCGAGCGCGGCCCCGACCGAGACCTGTACGCCGCCTCCGACATCGACTCCGACGCCGAGCGCGGCCCCGACCGAGACCTGTACGCCGCCTCCGACATCGACCCCGACGCCGAGCGCGGCCCCGACCGCTACCTGCACGGCTCCGGCGACCCCGCCCCCGACCGCCGCCCCCACGGCGACTTGGGTGCCGCCCAGTTCCACCCCGACCGCGGTCGAGCCCACGCCCCCTCCCAGCCCCACCCCCGTCAACATCGCCCTGGGAAAACCGGCGATCGCGTCGGGCTCCTGGAGTTCATCCTACGGTCCCTCCCGTGTTACCGACGGGAGCATGGACGAGGAGACGATAGATTACTGGCTGCTCCCCAGCCGGACCGCCGGCTGGGTCCGGGTCGATCTGGGGGACTGTTATTTTCTCGACGAGATCCGCTGGCTCAACACCCACAACGGTGCGAATAACGACCGGGCGGCCACCGACTGGAGGCTGCTGATCTCCAAGGACGGGGTGATCTACACCGAGCTGGCTTCCGGGACCGAGGAATTTTCGGGTTCGCCCTCCTGGGTGACCGTTCCCTGTTCACCGGAAATTTCCTACCGCTACCTGATGCTCTGCGTCGACGGCTATTTCGGCTACGGCGGCGGAGTCAACGAGATCGCCGCCGCGGGAACGTTGGATAATCCGGGCGCGCCCAATGTGGCTTTGGGCAAGCCGGCCACCGCTTCGGACTCCTGGAGCCAGGATTACGGTCCCGTCCACGTCACCGACGGGAGCTATTTCGAAGAATCCGTCGATTACTGGCTCCTGCCCAGCTATACCACCGGCTGGGTGGAGGTCGACCTGGGCAAGATCTACGATCTGACCAAGCTCCGCTGGCTCAATACCCACAACGACGGGGCCGACGACCGCGCAACCACCGACTGGCGCATGGAGATTTCCGTGGACGGCGAAACGTACACGCCCCTGGCGTCCGGGTCCGAGGAATTTTCGGCGGTGCCCACCTGGGTGACGATCTCGGAAGTGAAATACCAAACCCCCGTCACCGCCCGCTACGTCCGTCTCTGGGTGGACGGCTACTACTTCCGGGGCGGCGGAGTGAACGAAATCGAGGCCTACGGCCAGGAAAAGAACATCGCGCTGGGCCAGACCGCCATGGCTTCGGGTTGCTGGAGCGGCGATTACCCGGCTTCCCGGGTGGTGGACGGGGAGATACTCGAGGACGGGACGCTCGATTACTGGCTCCTGCCCAGCTACACCACCGGCTGGGTACAGGTGGAACTGGATTCCGTCTACGAGCTTAACGGCATCCGCTGGCTCAACACCCACAACGACGGGGTCAACGACCGGGCGACGACTTCCTGGCGGCTGGCGATCAGCGAAGACGGCGTCGGCTTTACCGACGTCGGCAGCGGGTTCGAGACTTTTTCCGATGCTCCCCAGTGGATAGAGGTCACCGGCTTGGACGACTCCGCGGTCGCCCGCTACGTCCGCCTCTATGTGGACGATTATTACTGGCGGGGCGGGGGAGCCAACGAGATCGAAGTCTACGCCGACCTCAAACTGGGGACCGACAATCTGGCTCTGGGCAAGCCGGCTTCGGCCTCCGGCTCCTGGAGCCTGGATTACGGCCCCGCTCACGTCACCGACGGGAAGACCGTCGAACAGGGCGAGATCGATTACTGGCTCCTGCCCAGCTACACCGCCGGCTGGGTCGAGGTCGATCTCGAGGACGAGCATCTCCTGACCGAGATCCGCTGGCTCAACACCCACAACGACGGCGCCGCCGACCGGGCCGCGACCGATTGGCGGTTGGCGGTCTCCGCGGACGGCATCGAGTACACGGAAGTCGACTCGGGAAGCGAAAGCTTTTCTCTCACCCCCAGTTGGGTGGCGGTCCCCCTCGAAGCCGTCAGCACCCGCTATGTCCGTCTGTACGTGGACGGCTACTATGCCCGGGGCGGCGGCATCAACGAGCTGGCCGTCTTCGGCGAATAG
- a CDS encoding polysaccharide biosynthesis/export family protein has protein sequence MKRPEAAIILTLKMLPALLCLSGNTAAAQPPDYVIQPQDILGITVWRNQDLDTEVEVDQEGMITLPLLGKVQAGGLTPQKLEETLTRLWGENYIKNPYVRVRLQKKQFFVLGEVKEPGSFELVGNMTVLKAISMAGGFTDYAKEGSIRILRTDTGSPERIEVDIPRIQSGDVEDIEIRPGDVITVPQSFF, from the coding sequence ATGAAAAGACCGGAAGCGGCGATCATCCTGACCCTCAAGATGCTGCCGGCCCTTCTCTGCCTGAGCGGGAACACCGCGGCGGCCCAGCCCCCCGATTACGTCATCCAGCCCCAGGATATTCTCGGGATCACCGTCTGGAGGAACCAGGACCTCGACACCGAGGTCGAGGTCGACCAGGAAGGGATGATCACGCTACCTCTCCTGGGAAAAGTCCAGGCGGGGGGACTGACGCCGCAAAAGCTGGAAGAAACGCTCACCCGGCTCTGGGGGGAAAATTACATCAAGAACCCCTACGTCCGGGTGCGCCTGCAGAAGAAACAGTTCTTCGTCCTGGGAGAAGTCAAGGAACCGGGTTCTTTCGAGCTGGTCGGCAACATGACCGTGCTCAAGGCCATTTCCATGGCCGGCGGATTCACGGACTACGCCAAGGAAGGCAGCATCCGCATCCTGCGGACCGACACCGGGTCTCCGGAGAGAATCGAAGTCGATATACCACGCATCCAGAGCGGAGACGTCGAAGATATCGAAATCCGTCCCGGCGACGTGATCACCGTCCCCCAGAGCTTCTTTTAA
- a CDS encoding response regulator, whose product MPERILVVDDEEPICRLLSLILQKKGYQVKAVGTGGAAWEEVQAAGQRHAFNLALVDIRLPDISGLDLVGRLKQSFPQTEIILMTGHVSVETAVKAIKLGAFSYVTKPIQIEELDQLVRQALEKQRLLVENRRLLAELRQSNKRLEDLNKTLEKRVEQRTGELRESRAEIEKTARELSIINEITNTIAASLNLKEILPLVVQEIQKLIAFDRASISLAWGSDMVNEVYFLEPREERFPELGRTFPLKGTGIEWVINNMRALVRGDLSGADSFLEDDFIKKTGVKSGIVVPLIRRGQVIGTLNLGSMRPDAYDESHEKILQQIAGQLAVAIDNAKLYRQLEEHSLNLEKEVEKRTASLEQSFQDLKEAQERLIQSEKLAATAKLIAGVAHEVKNPLNSMSFSTVNIATILETSPDIERARELSKESISILKADIGRLKDMVDVFMSFARPVHYQREKVDLNEVIEGAIRGLRGELEENGIGVVEEYDRDLPLLTLEKDEFHRSILNLLLNARDAVERGGRIEARTALREGKAVVEIGDDGCGIPPEIQGKIFDIFFTTKAKGSGLGLSQVFRMVESHGGQVGFESRKGNGTVFRLEIPLEDI is encoded by the coding sequence GTGCCCGAACGCATACTGGTGGTTGACGACGAAGAGCCGATATGTCGGCTTCTGAGCCTTATCCTTCAGAAAAAAGGTTATCAGGTCAAGGCCGTGGGGACGGGCGGGGCGGCGTGGGAGGAAGTCCAGGCGGCCGGCCAGCGCCACGCCTTCAATCTGGCCCTCGTCGATATCCGGCTCCCCGATATCAGCGGGCTCGATCTGGTGGGCCGGCTCAAGCAGTCGTTTCCCCAGACCGAGATCATTCTCATGACCGGCCACGTCTCGGTGGAAACCGCGGTCAAGGCCATCAAGCTGGGTGCGTTCTCCTACGTCACCAAGCCGATTCAGATCGAAGAACTCGACCAACTCGTCAGGCAGGCCCTGGAAAAGCAGCGGTTGCTCGTGGAGAACCGGCGGCTGCTGGCCGAACTGCGGCAATCCAACAAACGGTTGGAGGATCTGAACAAGACCCTGGAAAAACGGGTGGAGCAGAGAACGGGAGAACTTCGGGAATCGCGGGCGGAAATCGAAAAGACCGCCCGGGAGCTTTCGATCATCAACGAGATTACCAACACCATCGCCGCCAGTCTCAATTTGAAGGAGATTCTCCCCCTGGTGGTTCAGGAAATCCAGAAGCTGATCGCCTTCGACCGCGCCAGCATCTCCCTGGCCTGGGGTTCGGACATGGTCAACGAAGTCTACTTTCTCGAGCCCCGGGAGGAGCGGTTCCCGGAACTGGGGCGGACGTTCCCTCTGAAGGGGACGGGGATCGAGTGGGTGATCAACAATATGCGCGCCCTGGTCCGCGGCGACCTCTCCGGGGCCGACAGTTTCCTGGAAGACGATTTTATCAAGAAAACCGGGGTGAAGTCGGGGATCGTCGTGCCCCTCATCCGCCGGGGGCAGGTGATCGGAACCCTCAACCTGGGGAGCATGCGGCCCGACGCTTACGACGAATCGCACGAGAAGATACTGCAGCAGATCGCCGGTCAGCTGGCCGTAGCCATCGACAACGCTAAGCTCTACCGGCAGTTGGAGGAGCACAGCCTCAACCTGGAAAAGGAGGTGGAGAAGAGAACGGCATCCCTCGAACAGTCCTTCCAGGATCTGAAGGAGGCGCAGGAGCGGCTGATCCAATCCGAGAAGCTGGCCGCCACCGCCAAGCTGATCGCCGGGGTGGCCCATGAAGTCAAGAACCCTCTCAACTCCATGTCTTTTTCCACCGTCAACATCGCCACCATCCTGGAGACGAGCCCCGATATCGAGCGGGCCCGGGAGCTTTCCAAGGAGAGTATCTCCATCCTCAAGGCGGATATCGGCAGGCTCAAGGATATGGTGGACGTTTTCATGTCCTTCGCCCGGCCCGTTCACTACCAGCGGGAGAAGGTCGATCTCAACGAGGTGATCGAGGGCGCCATCCGGGGCTTGCGGGGAGAATTGGAAGAGAACGGTATCGGGGTCGTGGAAGAGTACGATCGGGATCTTCCTCTTCTGACGCTGGAAAAAGACGAATTTCACCGGTCGATCCTCAACCTTCTGCTCAACGCCCGCGACGCGGTCGAGCGCGGCGGCCGCATCGAGGCCAGAACGGCTCTTCGGGAAGGGAAGGCGGTGGTGGAGATCGGGGACGACGGCTGCGGTATCCCCCCCGAGATCCAGGGGAAAATTTTCGATATCTTCTTCACCACCAAGGCCAAGGGGAGCGGTCTGGGGCTCTCGCAGGTCTTCCGGATGGTGGAGAGCCACGGCGGCCAAGTCGGTTTCGAGAGCCGGAAGGGGAACGGCACGGTTTTCCGGTTGGAGATCCCCCTGGAGGATATATGA
- a CDS encoding sigma-54 dependent transcriptional regulator: protein MTVPLRILVLDDEENIRKSLGTFLRMHGYESDTAAVHTEALKKLQEGGFQILITDVKMPDKNGIELTEEVSRRFPELTILVVTAYGDVRDAVRAMKQGAYEYLTKPIDQEELLIILGRIAEHYAQIWEIRELRRKLKTESPYPGLVGSSDAIRDTYALIDKASRSDYSVLISGETGTGKEIVANAIHHNSGRSRGPLVAVNCGALSETMMESELFGHLQGAFTGAVSHRLGRIRSADGGTLFLDEIGTLSPAAQVKLLRVLDEKTFEPLGSDTPIKVDIRVVAATNEDLSRAVREGRFREDLYYRLNVIQIDLPPLRDRKEDIPLLARHVLNQLGRREVKISSGAMNLLLRYDWPGNIRQLENVLKSALTQVEGDTMIFEHLPGYFAAGEGASAPEFAHLTSFKEKVELFEKYLIEEALRQTSGNITQAARQLDFPLRSFRRKMERYGVKGGPGT, encoded by the coding sequence ATGACGGTTCCGCTGCGAATTCTGGTCCTGGACGACGAGGAGAATATCCGCAAGAGCCTGGGGACGTTTTTGCGGATGCACGGGTACGAGAGCGATACCGCCGCGGTTCATACCGAAGCGCTGAAAAAGCTCCAGGAAGGCGGCTTCCAGATTCTGATCACGGACGTGAAGATGCCGGATAAGAACGGGATCGAACTGACCGAAGAAGTGAGCCGGCGGTTTCCCGAACTCACCATTCTCGTGGTTACCGCCTACGGCGACGTCCGCGATGCGGTCCGGGCCATGAAACAAGGGGCGTACGAATATCTGACCAAGCCCATCGATCAGGAGGAACTGCTCATCATCCTCGGCCGGATCGCCGAACATTACGCCCAGATCTGGGAGATCCGGGAGCTGCGCCGGAAGCTCAAGACCGAGTCCCCCTACCCGGGGCTGGTGGGTTCGAGCGACGCCATTCGGGACACCTACGCCTTGATCGACAAAGCCTCCCGGAGCGATTACAGCGTTCTCATCAGCGGGGAGACGGGAACCGGCAAGGAGATCGTGGCCAACGCCATCCACCATAACAGCGGTCGATCCCGGGGTCCCCTGGTCGCGGTCAACTGCGGAGCGCTCTCGGAGACGATGATGGAAAGCGAACTTTTCGGGCACCTCCAGGGCGCTTTCACCGGGGCGGTCAGCCATAGGTTGGGCCGGATCCGGTCCGCCGACGGGGGGACGCTTTTCCTGGATGAAATCGGCACGCTCAGCCCCGCCGCCCAGGTCAAGCTCCTGCGGGTTCTCGACGAGAAGACTTTCGAGCCGTTGGGCAGCGACACTCCCATCAAGGTGGATATCAGGGTCGTGGCCGCGACCAACGAGGATCTGAGCCGGGCGGTCAGGGAGGGGCGCTTCCGGGAGGACCTTTATTACCGCCTCAACGTGATTCAGATCGATCTTCCCCCCCTGCGCGACCGTAAGGAGGATATCCCTCTGCTGGCCCGACACGTCCTGAACCAGTTGGGCCGCAGGGAGGTGAAGATATCCTCCGGGGCCATGAACCTCCTTCTGCGCTACGACTGGCCCGGCAATATCAGACAGCTGGAAAATGTGCTCAAGAGCGCCTTGACGCAGGTCGAGGGCGATACCATGATCTTCGAGCACCTCCCCGGGTATTTCGCCGCCGGGGAGGGCGCCTCCGCCCCCGAATTCGCCCATTTGACCTCGTTTAAGGAGAAGGTCGAACTTTTCGAAAAATACCTGATCGAAGAAGCTCTCCGGCAGACTTCGGGCAATATCACCCAGGCCGCCCGCCAACTCGATTTTCCCCTGCGCTCCTTCCGCCGTAAGATGGAACGGTACGGGGTCAAGGGCGGCCCGGGAACCTGA
- a CDS encoding response regulator: MSANVQNILIVDKIKSIRRAIALYLELRGYRTLEAEHGREAMEMMDRHDVGLILVDLMISGMDTATLAERIKTTKIGVIFMSSYLPDPESGFGSENDTFPVLVKPFAGEELLGEIEKRMPAALPVCS; encoded by the coding sequence ATGAGCGCCAACGTCCAAAACATTCTGATCGTGGACAAGATCAAGAGTATCCGCCGGGCTATCGCCCTCTACCTCGAACTGAGAGGGTATCGGACTCTCGAGGCCGAACACGGCCGGGAAGCGATGGAGATGATGGACCGGCACGACGTGGGACTGATTCTGGTGGATCTGATGATCTCGGGAATGGACACGGCGACTCTGGCCGAGCGGATAAAAACTACGAAGATAGGCGTAATTTTCATGAGCAGCTACCTCCCCGACCCCGAATCCGGTTTCGGGTCCGAAAACGACACGTTTCCGGTCCTGGTCAAACCTTTTGCCGGGGAGGAACTGCTGGGAGAGATTGAAAAACGGATGCCCGCGGCTCTGCCGGTCTGCTCCTGA